A window of Micromonospora eburnea genomic DNA:
AGGATCGACCAGAGGTTGGGCAGCAGCAGGAAGATGACGACCGCCAGCGGTGTGCTGAGCAGCAGCAGCCCGAACGCCGCGCCCATCAACGCGTTGGCGACCTGGAGGACGGCCGCGTGCAGGAGCAGGGACGCCTCGAACGACCAGCCGCCCGCGCCGCCGGTGGCCCGTGCGAGCAGGGTGGCGACGGCGGCCACGGCGAGGCTGACCAGCACCGAGGCCAGCGCGGCCAGCACGATCGCGGCGAGCTTCGCGAGGACCACCCGGCCCCGCCTCGGTACCAGGGTGAACGTGGTCAGCGCGGTCCGCTGCGACCACTCGGCGGTGATGGAGAGGATGCTCAGCACCGGCAGCAGCAGCCCGGTCGGCAGCAGCGAGAGGACGAAGAAGGCGGTGAAGTTCTGCCGCTCGTCGTCGAGGACGAAGAGCTGCACGGTGACGATGGCGGCGGCGAGCAGGGCGATGGTGATCAGCAGCCAGTAGCCGGCCCGGGTGTCGGCGAGCTTGCGCAGCTCCACCCCGGTCAGCCGGAGCAGGGACGGCCGGTGCGGTTCGGCCCGGCGGGCGACGGCGGGCGCGGCGGGTGCGGGTGCGGTCGTGGTCATCGGAGATCCTTGCCGGTCGACGCGTCGGAGGTGAGGGTGAGGAAGAGCTGTTCGAGGCCGGCGCTGCTGGCCGGCCGCAACTCGGTCAGGGCGACACCGGCGTCGGCGGCGGCCTGACCGACCGCCTCGGCCTCGGCCCGGACCAGCAGGCCGTCGGTGGACCGGGTGGCGTCGAGCCCGGCCCGGTCCAGGGCGACGCGTAGGGCGCCCTGGTCACGGGCGCGGACCAGGGTGCCGGCGCCGGCGAGCAGCTCGTCCTTGCCGCCCTGGGCCACCACCCGGCCGTTGCCGATCACCACCAGCCGGTCGGCGACCGCCTCCACCTCGCGGAGCAGGTGGGAGGAGAGCAGCACCGTGCCGCCCCGGTCGGCGAAGTCGCGCAGCAGGCCGCGCATCCAGAAGATGCCCTCCGGGTCGAGGCCGTTGGCCGGCTCGTCGAGGATCAGCACCCGGGGGTCACCGAGCAGGGCCAGCGCCAGGCCGAGCCGCTGCCGCATCCCCAGCGAGTACGCCCGGATCCGGCGCTTCGCCGCGGCCGCGTTCAACCCGAC
This region includes:
- a CDS encoding ABC transporter permease; amino-acid sequence: MTTTAPAPAAPAVARRAEPHRPSLLRLTGVELRKLADTRAGYWLLITIALLAAAIVTVQLFVLDDERQNFTAFFVLSLLPTGLLLPVLSILSITAEWSQRTALTTFTLVPRRGRVVLAKLAAIVLAALASVLVSLAVAAVATLLARATGGAGGWSFEASLLLHAAVLQVANALMGAAFGLLLLSTPLAVVIFLLLPNLWSILSEMISALRGPAGWLDTGRTMEPLLGPDVTAGQWGRLAVSLLVWVVVPLAAGLVRTLRREVS
- a CDS encoding ABC transporter ATP-binding protein; this translates as MITIEHLTKRYGSHRAVDDVSFRCEPGTVTGFLGPNGAGKSTTMRMVCGLTPPTSGSATVAGRPYRQLANPGREIGVLLDASAQHAGRTGREVLAVAAATMGVDRREVTAKLDLVGLNAAAAKRRIRAYSLGMRQRLGLALALLGDPRVLILDEPANGLDPEGIFWMRGLLRDFADRGGTVLLSSHLLREVEAVADRLVVIGNGRVVAQGGKDELLAGAGTLVRARDQGALRVALDRAGLDATRSTDGLLVRAEAEAVGQAAADAGVALTELRPASSAGLEQLFLTLTSDASTGKDLR